Within the Periophthalmus magnuspinnatus isolate fPerMag1 chromosome 7, fPerMag1.2.pri, whole genome shotgun sequence genome, the region tccacccagaagagggcaagccaccttttgtCAAGTTCTTTtaattttagatatttttgtgATGTGGGAGGAAAAGTCAGAGAAATTGTCTAGGCAGAGGAAGTTGTATGGAAAGAGGGAGCTGGCTATGGAGTGTTCTCACCTGTACAGTGATGTCTGTAATGGTGAAGCCGTGTCTCTCAGTCCTGTCTGTGACGCAGAGTTGGAATCGTCCAAAAGATCCTGAGCTGGGTTCAGAGTCGGACTGTGGCCAGTACAGTTCACACTTCTGAGACAcagtaacagagagagagatagagagataagAAAATGAGAGGTAGCGCTGGTAAAGAATAGAAATATACACATAATGCTAATTTAAGATTAAAGCCAGGTTAAAACATTAGGTTTACTTATTATACAGAATTATGAAAGAGAGACAATATGGTTAGTTTATGTTTGAAATTCATAACctcaagaaaataaacaaggcTGCCTCTGAACACTGCCAATCTATCACTCACACGCATATTCATAAGCGAGGTGAGTGAATAGTCTTGCCtagggacacaatgacagtttgcTCTAGAGCTAGTTCTGCCCCCTCTAGGGTACCTAGTACTCAGTCTCCCATCTATGTACTAACCAGACCGAGGCCTGCTTTATGTCCAGGATCAGGAATTATCAGAATCAGGCATTGTCAAGATGGTATcaatagtagtattaatagtcgATAACTGTACTTATAAAGAAGTCTCCTGATGTCTGTATTCAGCAAACACTAGAAACTGTGCCACTGCTTTGTATATTACAATGGCATTATTtaacaaaactacaaaattcTAAagtaatgtatgtatttaattgttttggatcatgtagagggagTGTCTGGGGAAAGGGAGGTTTCAcctgttgctcctccttcagccGGGTGAGCATGACAATGGCAGGGACTCTCTCCTGCCACACCATGTCCCAAAAGTCTCCCGCTGTGTGCACCATGGGGCCCTGGGTGGCAATGTAGGCTTTAGGTACTCCTTTATACCcctgcataataataataataataataataataataataataataataataataataataataataataataataaaacatgtgctAAATCAACTGAATACATTTACTGTGGTGTAGTTCTGAATGATATGTACAGTACGCAGTGTAGTTAGAAATTGTAGTAGAAtaagtaattgtagtagtaacCCATGTAGTCAGAGATGAAGTCATATTATGCAGAAGTAGTAGTTTAACCAATCCTTGCTGTAGTATTAAAGTAGTattgcagcagtagtagtaatagtaggagtTGTAGTATTAGAGTAGTAGAACCAATACTGACCCGTATGTAGTTGGCATTGATGTATCGGTCTGGACCTTCTTCTGAACTCTTCAGAACCACTCGAGTCTCTGGGTCTGACCAGGAGCAGACCAGCAGTTTTTCAAGCAATTgtaataaatactactactactacttgagtTATATATAAAGCGGCATATTGTCACAGCTAATTgcaatagtaatagttgtagtagaagtagtagtagtagcggcaGTCCTATAGCAGTTGTGttaaaagtagtagtactggCAGTGATAATAGTAATAGCTGTGTTATAGCAGTTctgttaaaaataatagtactggcagtgaaagtaaaagttgtgATATAACAGTTGTGTTAAGCATAATACTCACTGGGTAGGATGGTCTTATAGCGGTCTTTAATCATGTGTCCAGGTACATTTAAGTCTAATGAGCTAACAAAGTTTGGAGGGATTTTCTGATGAagataaatattattattcacaagtgagcaaacaacgaagttaaatctgtcaactggacaaatcttgtaggagtgaagacgttttgctgctcatccaagccgcttcttcagttagAGAAATGAAGAgccggcttggatgagcagcgaaacgtcttcactcctacaagatttgtccagttgacagatttaacttcactgtttgctatggatcagtcacctagacgactgagggtctacacagacatattcACAAGTGACCCTTTTATGACATACTTTTATACATGCAAAATTTAATATCAAGAAGAAACAACTTAAAACCTGGTACTCCTGCTGCAGAGCCAATGTGTCCCTTGctgcttcctgtagctcagCCAGGGACAGTCTCCGAGAAGAGGTGTGCAGCAGCTGAAGCCACACCTCTTTGGGGGTGGACACAGAGCACAGTGGCTCCGCCTCCAGGCCAGACACGTCCAATAGGAGCGCAAGATTAGAGCCTCGTCTGCAAAAGAGAACGAATCAGAGAGCCAGATTAGAGATggttctctgtttctttctacctttatttaaaaatacaagttaCACTTCATCAGCAACCCTATCTCACTGAAGCTTGCACAGCGCGAAATGGCAGGTGTTGGGAGAGACATTCACCATATTCCCAAGCCAAGAAGCATCTACTGATGCTGAGGCAGCCAAGACACCATGCTCCCTTAAAATTTGAGTCTCATGAAAAAGCGTTCCCTGACAAATTCAGAATGATATCTGTGTTTTTTACagatggatatcagtctggtccccatgccTACCATCACGTCTTGGGTCCAACAAAACCTGATtttatttggggtttttttctgtgacgcatgtgaaacgtaGGAACTctctcatttacaaacaaaatgacatttgtttcagctcagattaacagagttgtCAGagtttgctcattgattctgcagacaTTCtgatgttttcagtttttttcctaTCCTTTGGTTTTGATATGACAAATCACACGTGTTTATGATTGAATTCacaggtgaccagactcacatcttcgtaaagtaatacagaaatgtgcagtctggatcccaggcaagaaaAAGTGACACATAATAGTTAGTTAAACAAAAAGGTAGAGatagatttatttttcatgGCAGAGCAACTACGTACCACAAACactacaaatacacaaagaaaagaaaaattaagGAGTTCTTAAAAAGATAGCAAATAGGATGTACACGCTCATGCCCTTGCAAATGTTCACCCCCTAGCAAATTTCATTACCCACCAACACTAATAGACGCCATTAATAGACTCACCTCTCCTGAAGCCTTATGGATGATTTCCGAGGGGGTGtggtcacaggtggaggtgtggTCAGAGGTGGGGGAGTGGTTACTGAAGGGGACAGAGTCAGAGGACCAGGGGGTGAAGTCTGTACCTCAGGAGAAAGTTGAGCCGAAGAGTTCATCCTGAAGAAATGGTGCTGTTGGCATGTATTCAATACTTTAAGATGACATTTTTCATTCTGAAAGAACATAAATATTGCATTATATCAGTATAGTTAAATTAATCCAGTGACAGTTTAAAGTATTGAGCATTAAATCTCTTGACAAATGTGAATTGCCTCAGgaattataatacattttcttgcAATAAGCCAGGACAGAGGTCTTCCAGGACTTGAGCACCAACAGGAGCCATATGGAACCCGTTCAAATTAAACCaaactcaaaatgtaaaatattattcaaTTACTCAAACTTTGATGATTATTAGCTCCAggtcaaagatttttttttattacattcaattaaaaaaaaacaaaaaaacatgaagagtCTATTATTGAACTCACCAGACTCCAGGACCTCTCTCACATAAACCTTCAGCCTTAAGTCTCACTATAAAGATCCCACAACAGGAAGTGACACCACAGCCACAGGAAGTGACACAAGAGCAACAGGAAGTGCCAGACGCCCACGCCATGAAAACTGTCACCACATCACATCAGTATCTGTCAGTCCAGTGTGCAGCAGGAATAATAGTATTAATAAAGAATTAATATAAGACAACTCAAATggatcctctctctccttagtCACTgcgccacagctgtcctggggcagactgacaaagaTGTGACGGTTGTTCTGTGCTTATGGGCTATTCGACCATCAGGAATCATAGTCACAATTAAACCTCCAGAGTGGTTAAAGTGCAACAACACACCAACAGTATGCAATGTTAGTAGAAAAGATTGACTCACAATATGATAGTTTTGAACATTGgagtttcttgcactgctccttcagatataacatagtttttgttatgttttgtccTTTACATCAGATCAAATTTtacatacaaaatataataacacacattttcCTTGCATATGGTGCTACATATTGGTAGTCCAGTCACTTTCACTGTATTTTGGATATAAAATTGAAAATCATGACAAACATTTACTATTAGCTCAAAGTTCCAGAGTCCATAACACCATGTCCCACCACAATTTTTTTAGTCACAATTTGAGTTAGTCACAAATTATTTTCAActatttaataaaaaagaaaagaaaatctataaCTATTGAACTTGGTCAAGGTCCATCTTTCCACCATTATCTTCAACCACATCACAAAATCAGCAGAGCAACAGTAGAATGAGTAGACATTTTAT harbors:
- the LOC117374013 gene encoding tyrosine-protein phosphatase non-receptor type 7-like, translating into MNSSAQLSPEVQTSPPGPLTLSPSVTTPPPLTTPPPVTTPPRKSSIRLQERRGSNLALLLDVSGLEAEPLCSVSTPKEVWLQLLHTSSRRLSLAELQEAARDTLALQQEYQKIPPNFVSSLDLNVPGHMIKDRYKTILPNPETRVVLKSSEEGPDRYINANYIRGYKGVPKAYIATQGPMVHTAGDFWDMVWQERVPAIVMLTRLKEEQQKCELYWPQSDSEPSSGSFGRFQLCVTDRTERHGFTITDITVQLNSESRHVRHFWFSSWPDHHVPQRTSALLRLVQEVEDFCSRPIIDGEQNRGGPIIVHCSAGIGRSGCFIASSVCCKQVRDSGTVDVLETVCQLRLDRGGMIQTPEQYQFLYYTLAQYSLLLQGESVENSELDLGLQRLQLQDQ